From the genome of Miscanthus floridulus cultivar M001 chromosome 10, ASM1932011v1, whole genome shotgun sequence, one region includes:
- the LOC136487204 gene encoding myb-related protein MYBAS1-like has protein sequence MVTVREEMRKGPWTEQEDMQLVCTVRLFGDRRWDFIAQVSGLNRTGKSCRLRWVNYLHPGLKHGRMSPQEERLIIELHARWGNRWSRIARRLPGRTDNEIKNYWRTHMRKKAQERKMSMSSPSSSSSSLTYQACLLDTVPVIGMGSGDTHNGGCVTSALENSQSVMDGYPMDQIWKEIEAPQAPALLGIAEGKEKTCSSIPCHLPSSAMWDYKYPEVFWKMED, from the exons ATGGTGACTGTGAGAGAGGAGATGCGTAAAGGGCCATGGACAGAGCAGGAGGACATGCAACTGGTATGCACTGTCCGCCTCTTTGGTGACCGTCGTTGGGACTTCATTGCCCAAGTCTCAG GCCTCAACAGGACTGGAAAGAGCTGCCGCCTGCGGTGGGTGAACTACCTTCATCCTGGCCTCAAGCATGGCCGCATGTCACCACAAGAAGAACGCCTTATTATTGAGCTACATGCTCGGTGGGGGAACAG GTGGTCTAGGATAGCACGGAGGCTGCCAGGGCGTACAGACAACGAGATCAAGAACTACTGGAGAACACACATGAGAAAGAAAGCACAGGAGAGGAAGATGAGCATGTCATCACcttcatcctcatcctcctcacTGACATACCAAGCCTGCCTTCTTGACACCGTTCCAGTCATTGGGATGGGCAGTGGTGACACTCACAATGGTGGCTGCGTCACCAGCGCCCTCGAGAACTCACAGAGTGTCATGGATGGATATCCCATGGATCAGATATGGAAGGAGATTGAGGCACCACAGGCACCTGCCTTGCTGGGTATTGCTGAAGGGAAAGAGAAGACATGCAGCAGTATCCCCTGTCATCTACCATCATCTGCTATGTGGGACTACAAATATCCTGAGGTATTCTGGAAGATGGAAGATTAA